Proteins encoded by one window of Sphingomonas ginkgonis:
- the eno gene encoding phosphopyruvate hydratase: MTAIIDVHARQILDSRGNPTVEVDVTLEDGSMGRAAVPSGASTGAHEAVELRDGDKSRWGGKGVEKAVEAVNGEIANEVVGLDAEDQAELDQAMIELDGSDNKGRLGANAILGVSLAAAKAAADARGLPLYRYVGGVAAHLLPVPMMNILNGGAHADNPIDFQEFMIMPVGAESFAEALRCGTEIFHALKSELHGKGLSTSVGDEGGFAPNIASPREALDLIAKATENAGYRLGDEVLVALDCAASEFFRDGRYLLGQKEGRSGGDARSLSSVEMADFLADLARDYPIASIEDGMAEDDMEGWKALTDKLGDRVQLVGDDLFVTNVERLGQGIQDGIANSILVKVNQIGTLSETIAAVRMAQSHGYTAVMSHRSGETEDSTIADLAVALDCGQIKTGSLARSDRTAKYNQLLRIEEELGSSGRYAGRLALKATKTR, translated from the coding sequence ATGACCGCGATCATCGACGTCCACGCCCGCCAGATCCTCGACAGCCGGGGCAATCCCACGGTCGAGGTGGACGTCACGCTGGAGGACGGCAGCATGGGGCGGGCGGCGGTGCCCTCGGGTGCCTCGACCGGTGCGCACGAGGCGGTCGAGCTGCGCGACGGCGACAAGAGCCGGTGGGGCGGCAAGGGCGTCGAGAAGGCGGTCGAGGCGGTCAACGGCGAGATCGCCAACGAGGTGGTCGGTCTTGACGCCGAGGATCAGGCCGAGCTCGACCAGGCGATGATCGAGCTGGACGGGAGCGACAACAAGGGCCGGCTCGGCGCCAACGCGATCCTCGGGGTCAGCCTCGCGGCGGCGAAGGCCGCGGCGGACGCGCGCGGGCTCCCGCTCTATCGCTACGTCGGCGGAGTCGCGGCGCACCTGCTGCCAGTGCCGATGATGAACATCCTGAACGGCGGCGCGCACGCCGACAACCCGATCGACTTTCAGGAATTCATGATCATGCCGGTCGGCGCGGAGAGCTTCGCGGAAGCCCTGCGCTGCGGCACCGAGATCTTCCATGCGCTGAAGAGCGAGTTGCACGGCAAGGGGCTGTCGACCTCGGTCGGCGACGAAGGCGGCTTCGCGCCGAACATCGCGTCCCCCCGCGAGGCGCTCGACCTCATCGCCAAGGCGACCGAGAACGCGGGCTACAGGCTCGGTGACGAGGTGCTGGTGGCGCTCGACTGCGCGGCGAGCGAGTTCTTCCGGGATGGCCGCTACCTGCTGGGGCAGAAGGAGGGCCGCTCGGGCGGCGACGCGCGGTCGCTGTCGTCGGTCGAGATGGCCGACTTCCTCGCCGATCTCGCCCGCGACTATCCGATCGCCTCAATCGAGGACGGCATGGCCGAGGACGACATGGAAGGCTGGAAGGCGCTGACCGACAAGCTCGGCGACCGCGTGCAGCTGGTCGGCGACGACCTGTTCGTGACCAATGTCGAGCGGCTGGGGCAGGGGATCCAGGACGGGATCGCCAATTCGATCCTGGTCAAAGTCAACCAGATCGGTACGCTCAGCGAGACGATCGCGGCGGTTCGGATGGCGCAGAGCCACGGCTATACCGCGGTCATGTCGCACCGCTCCGGCGAGACCGAGGACTCGACGATCGCCGACCTCGCGGTGGCGCTCGACTGTGGGCAGATCAAGACCGGCAGCCTCGCCCGCTCGGACCGCACCGCCAAGTACAACCAGTTGCTGCGGATCGAGGAGGAGCTGGGCTCGAGCGGCCGCTACGCCGGGCGGCTCGCGCTCAAGGCGACGAAAACGCGTTGA
- the aroF gene encoding 3-deoxy-7-phosphoheptulonate synthase: MIIVLKPEATPEIAQELLARIEEKGLKPLHMPGAERVVLGALGDERVLSELRLEGHPYVESVKPILAPYKLVSRELHPHDTVVRLGKVAVGGRGFTVVGGPCAVETEEQMRETAGAVKKAGGHALRAGAYKPRTSPYAFQGHGEEGLKILRRIGDETGLPVVTEVMESGDVDVICEHADALQIGARNMQNFALLKAVGRASKPVLLKRGIAAKLDELLLAAEYIMASGNEQVMLCERGIRTFETATRNTLDLNAIPWIKQRTHLPVLVDPSHGTGIRDLVVPMALAAAACGADGILVEVHRDPSAAWSDGAQSLYPQQFEQMMGQLKPIVAAVGRQLA, translated from the coding sequence ATGATCATCGTCCTCAAGCCCGAAGCCACTCCCGAGATCGCGCAGGAACTCCTCGCCCGCATCGAGGAAAAGGGGTTGAAGCCCCTCCACATGCCGGGAGCGGAGCGCGTCGTGCTCGGCGCGCTCGGCGACGAGCGGGTCCTCTCCGAGCTTCGTCTCGAGGGGCATCCCTATGTCGAGAGCGTCAAGCCGATCCTCGCCCCGTACAAGCTGGTCAGCCGCGAGCTCCACCCGCACGACACGGTGGTACGGCTCGGCAAGGTGGCGGTCGGCGGGCGCGGCTTCACCGTCGTTGGCGGCCCCTGCGCGGTCGAAACCGAGGAGCAGATGCGGGAGACTGCCGGCGCGGTGAAGAAGGCGGGCGGCCACGCGCTGCGCGCCGGCGCCTACAAGCCGCGGACCAGCCCCTATGCCTTCCAGGGTCATGGCGAGGAGGGGCTGAAGATCCTCCGCCGCATCGGCGACGAGACCGGGCTGCCGGTCGTCACCGAGGTGATGGAGAGCGGCGATGTCGACGTCATCTGCGAACATGCCGACGCGCTGCAGATCGGCGCGCGCAACATGCAGAACTTCGCGCTGCTGAAGGCGGTCGGGCGGGCGTCCAAGCCGGTGCTTCTGAAGCGCGGGATCGCGGCCAAGCTCGACGAGCTGCTGCTCGCCGCCGAATATATCATGGCGTCGGGCAACGAGCAGGTCATGCTGTGCGAGCGCGGCATTCGCACCTTCGAGACAGCGACCCGCAACACGCTGGACCTGAACGCCATTCCCTGGATCAAGCAGCGCACGCACCTGCCGGTGCTGGTCGACCCGAGCCACGGCACCGGGATCCGCGACCTCGTCGTGCCGATGGCGCTGGCGGCGGCGGCCTGCGGCGCGGACGGGATCCTGGTCGAGGTCCACCGCGATCCGTCCGCCGCCTGGTCCGACGGCGCGCAGTCGCTCTACCCGCAGCAGTTCGAGCAGATGATGGGGCAGCTGAAGCCGATCGTCGCCGCGGTGGGTCGGCAGCTCGCGTGA
- a CDS encoding anthranilate synthase component 1, protein MKAERQPCGSARALTRRLDSEADRLALYAALTGRGARRDTMLLETLAGASLLLERAALRIECRGQQVTVTAVSANGRTLLGSLAERFGTSERDSDRLAIGFERATGDDAEARLLAASPFDVLRALSTGLRNDSPEEPFTVALLGIVAFDHVELFEELPGATGDPSGVPDFLFWLAESLVVFEPGLAPRIVCTGFNGEGEGAAAGRMAEIAARAASVAPLAVPALGAPPQGEPDLSDEQFGALVLDMKEHVLAGDVYQVVPSRGFATACADPLAAFAAARSLDRSPYMFFVAAEGFTLFGTSPETSVRVRRAEGELEVEIKPIAGTRPRGADADEDDRFEAELRLDTKEIAEHMMLVDLARNDVARVSRAGSRRVNRLMTVERYARVMHLVSSVTGLLRGGYDALHALVAGLNVGTLSGAPKLRATQLIRAAEGRRRGAYGGAIGWLSGEGTLDTGVIIRSALVRDGMAEVRAGAGVVYDSDPAAEADETRRKASAILSAIAASEAAR, encoded by the coding sequence GTGAAGGCCGAGCGGCAGCCCTGCGGAAGCGCGCGGGCGCTGACCCGGCGGCTCGACAGCGAGGCCGACCGGCTGGCGCTCTACGCCGCGCTGACCGGACGCGGCGCGCGGCGGGACACGATGCTGCTCGAGACGCTGGCGGGCGCCAGCCTGCTGCTCGAGCGGGCGGCGCTGCGGATCGAGTGCCGCGGGCAGCAGGTCACGGTGACCGCGGTGAGCGCCAACGGTCGGACCCTGCTGGGCAGCCTCGCCGAGCGGTTCGGCACGAGCGAGCGCGACAGCGACCGGCTGGCGATCGGGTTCGAGCGGGCCACCGGCGACGATGCCGAGGCGCGGCTGCTCGCCGCTTCGCCCTTCGATGTGCTGCGCGCGCTCTCGACCGGGCTTCGCAACGACAGTCCGGAGGAGCCCTTCACGGTGGCGCTGCTGGGGATCGTCGCGTTCGACCATGTCGAGCTGTTCGAGGAGTTGCCGGGTGCCACGGGGGATCCGAGCGGGGTGCCCGACTTCCTCTTCTGGCTGGCCGAATCGCTGGTGGTGTTCGAGCCCGGCCTCGCGCCGCGGATCGTCTGCACCGGCTTCAACGGCGAGGGCGAGGGGGCGGCGGCCGGGCGGATGGCAGAGATCGCCGCCCGGGCTGCTTCCGTCGCGCCGCTTGCCGTGCCGGCACTCGGCGCGCCGCCGCAGGGCGAGCCTGATCTCAGCGACGAGCAGTTCGGCGCGCTGGTGCTCGACATGAAGGAGCATGTGCTGGCGGGCGATGTCTACCAGGTCGTGCCCTCGCGAGGGTTCGCCACGGCCTGCGCCGACCCGCTCGCCGCCTTCGCCGCGGCGCGCTCGCTCGACCGCAGTCCCTACATGTTCTTCGTCGCCGCCGAGGGCTTCACCCTGTTCGGCACCTCGCCCGAGACCTCAGTCCGGGTCCGCCGCGCCGAGGGGGAGCTGGAGGTCGAGATCAAGCCGATCGCCGGCACTCGCCCGCGCGGCGCCGATGCGGACGAGGACGACCGGTTCGAAGCCGAGCTGCGCCTCGATACCAAGGAGATCGCCGAGCACATGATGCTGGTCGATCTCGCCCGCAACGACGTGGCGCGGGTATCGCGGGCGGGCTCGCGGCGGGTCAACAGGCTGATGACGGTCGAGCGCTACGCCCGGGTGATGCACCTCGTGTCCTCGGTCACCGGGCTGCTCCGGGGTGGCTACGACGCGCTCCATGCGCTGGTCGCAGGGCTCAACGTCGGCACGCTGTCGGGCGCACCCAAGCTTCGGGCGACGCAGCTCATCCGGGCGGCGGAAGGGCGGCGGCGCGGCGCCTATGGCGGGGCGATCGGCTGGTTGTCGGGGGAAGGGACGCTCGACACCGGCGTGATCATCCGCTCGGCGCTGGTCCGCGACGGAATGGCGGAGGTCCGCGCCGGCGCCGGCGTGGTCTACGACAGCGACCCTGCGGCCGAAGCGGACGAGACCCGCCGCAAGGCCAGCGCCATCCTTTCCGCCATCGCCGCCTCGGAGGCCGCCCGATGA
- a CDS encoding anthranilate synthase component II, translating into MIDQVVMIDNLDSFTFNLVEAVERLGAEVTVLRNTVAPEEALALAEERGALILLSPGPGTPEDSGCCSELIDLARGKVPLFGVCLGHQAIVQRAGGAVQRAPAPVHGKASLLEHDGEGPFAGLPSPQRIARYHSLSTPAVPESFVVHGEIDGMAMAISHPEALQMGVQFHPESVLTPAGGAMLRNVLDWAERCRRAR; encoded by the coding sequence ATGATCGACCAGGTCGTCATGATCGACAATCTCGACAGCTTCACCTTCAACCTGGTCGAGGCGGTCGAACGGCTCGGCGCGGAAGTGACGGTGCTGCGCAACACGGTCGCGCCGGAGGAAGCGCTGGCGCTGGCCGAGGAGCGCGGCGCGCTGATCCTCCTCTCGCCCGGACCGGGCACGCCAGAGGACAGCGGATGCTGCTCCGAGCTGATCGATCTCGCCCGCGGCAAGGTGCCACTGTTCGGAGTCTGTCTCGGTCACCAGGCGATTGTCCAGCGGGCCGGCGGCGCGGTGCAGCGGGCGCCGGCGCCGGTCCACGGCAAGGCCTCGCTGCTCGAGCATGACGGGGAGGGGCCGTTCGCCGGGCTGCCCAGCCCGCAGCGGATCGCGCGCTACCATTCGCTGTCGACCCCGGCGGTGCCGGAGAGCTTCGTGGTGCATGGAGAGATCGACGGCATGGCGATGGCGATCAGCCATCCGGAGGCGCTGCAGATGGGGGTGCAATTCCACCCAGAATCGGTGCTCACGCCTGCGGGAGGCGCGATGCTGCGCAACGTGCTCGACTGGGCCGAGCGTTGCCGCCGCGCTCGCTGA
- a CDS encoding FtsB family cell division protein, translating into MTGGKSISLIRRAAIPAVALVVLGTFAGHAVAGPNGLLAWGGYHRDLQSRKKELAALEAQKDELQHRSALLDPKKADPDMADELVRRDLGLVRPDEVIVPLDK; encoded by the coding sequence ATGACCGGGGGCAAGAGCATCAGTCTGATCCGTCGCGCGGCGATACCTGCCGTGGCGCTCGTCGTTCTTGGCACCTTCGCCGGTCACGCGGTGGCGGGCCCGAACGGGCTGCTGGCGTGGGGCGGCTATCATCGTGACCTTCAGTCGCGGAAGAAGGAGCTCGCCGCGCTCGAGGCGCAGAAGGACGAGCTGCAGCATCGCTCGGCGCTGCTCGACCCCAAGAAGGCCGACCCCGACATGGCGGACGAACTGGTCCGCCGCGACCTCGGGCTGGTCCGCCCCGACGAGGTGATCGTCCCGCTCGACAAGTAG
- the pdhA gene encoding pyruvate dehydrogenase (acetyl-transferring) E1 component subunit alpha, producing MARSAKPTASAETPPLTPNRARPPEPTRFEASKDQLLDFYKQMLLIRRFEERAGQLYGLGLIGGFCHLYIGQEAVAVGLQSAMTVGKDSVITGYRDHGHMLAYGIDPNVIMAELTGRAAGISKGKGGSMHMFSVEHGFYGGHGIVGAQVSLGTGLAFKHQYSGDGGVCLSYFGDGAANQGQVYESFNMAELWKLPAIYAIENNQYAMGTSVARSASEPDFYKRGESFRIPGLQVDGMDVLAVRGAAETALEWVRGGNGPIILELKTYRYRGHSMSDPAKYRSREEVQGFREHHDPIDRAAKELEALGAREDELKQIDKEIKDIVVEAAKFAEETPEPEAAELHTDVLVESY from the coding sequence GTGGCGCGTTCCGCCAAACCCACCGCTTCTGCCGAAACGCCGCCGCTGACGCCCAACCGCGCGCGCCCGCCCGAACCGACGCGGTTCGAGGCCAGCAAGGACCAGCTGCTCGACTTCTACAAGCAGATGCTGCTCATCCGCCGCTTCGAGGAGCGCGCGGGCCAACTCTACGGCCTCGGGCTGATCGGCGGCTTCTGCCACCTCTACATCGGCCAGGAAGCGGTCGCGGTCGGGCTGCAGAGCGCGATGACGGTCGGCAAGGACAGCGTCATCACCGGCTACCGCGATCATGGCCACATGCTCGCCTACGGGATCGATCCCAACGTCATCATGGCCGAGCTGACCGGCCGCGCCGCCGGCATCTCCAAGGGCAAGGGTGGCTCGATGCACATGTTCAGCGTCGAGCATGGCTTCTACGGCGGACACGGCATCGTCGGCGCGCAGGTCAGCCTCGGCACCGGGCTCGCCTTCAAGCACCAGTACAGCGGCGACGGCGGAGTCTGCCTCAGCTACTTCGGTGACGGCGCGGCCAACCAGGGCCAGGTCTACGAGAGCTTCAACATGGCCGAGCTGTGGAAGCTGCCGGCGATCTACGCGATCGAGAACAACCAGTATGCCATGGGCACGTCTGTCGCCCGCTCCGCCTCGGAGCCGGACTTCTACAAGCGCGGCGAGAGCTTCCGCATTCCCGGCCTGCAGGTCGACGGGATGGACGTGCTGGCGGTGCGCGGCGCGGCCGAGACCGCGCTCGAGTGGGTGCGCGGCGGCAACGGCCCGATCATCCTCGAGCTGAAGACCTACCGCTATCGCGGCCACTCCATGTCGGATCCGGCCAAGTATCGCAGCCGCGAGGAAGTCCAGGGCTTCCGCGAGCACCACGACCCGATCGACCGCGCCGCCAAGGAGCTGGAGGCGCTCGGGGCGAGGGAGGACGAGCTCAAGCAGATCGACAAGGAGATCAAGGACATCGTGGTCGAAGCTGCCAAGTTCGCCGAGGAAACGCCCGAGCCTGAGGCGGCCGAGCTCCACACCGACGTGCTGGTGGAGAGCTACTGA
- a CDS encoding pyruvate dehydrogenase complex E1 component subunit beta encodes MALELKMPALSPTMEEGTLAKWLVKEGDAVKSGDILAEIETDKATMEFEAVDEGTISKILVPEGTEGVKVGAPIAEMNGEAGAAPAPAAPAQAEAPVAEEAKPATAEAPSIPQSSSQQPEGTPTPHQMETAARALVADVHKTHDDPEVPAGTAVAPTSVREALRDAMAEEMRKDERVFVIGEEVAQYQGAYKVTQGLLDEFGAKRVIDTPITEYGFAGLGTGAAMGGLKPIVEFMTFNFAMQAIDHIINSAAKTNYMSGGQMRCPIVFRGPNGAAARVGAQHSQNYGPWYASVPGLIVIAPYSAADAKGLLKAAIRSEDPVVFLENELLYGEKFDVPQLDDYVLPIGKARVVREGKDVTLVSYSIGVGVALAAADQLKGEGIEAEVIDLRTLRPLDKSTLLASLKKTNRMVVVEEGWPTCSIASEISAICMEEGFDDLDAPVTRVTNVDVPLPYAANLEKLALIKDADVVKAAKAVCYR; translated from the coding sequence ATGGCGCTCGAGCTCAAGATGCCCGCCCTGTCGCCAACGATGGAGGAAGGGACCCTGGCCAAGTGGCTGGTCAAGGAGGGCGACGCGGTCAAGTCGGGCGACATCCTGGCCGAGATCGAGACCGACAAGGCGACCATGGAGTTCGAGGCGGTCGACGAGGGGACGATCAGCAAGATCCTCGTTCCCGAGGGCACCGAGGGGGTGAAGGTCGGCGCGCCGATCGCCGAGATGAACGGCGAGGCCGGCGCTGCGCCCGCACCGGCAGCTCCGGCGCAGGCCGAGGCGCCCGTCGCGGAGGAGGCCAAGCCCGCCACCGCCGAGGCGCCGAGCATTCCGCAGTCCTCGTCCCAGCAGCCCGAGGGTACGCCGACCCCGCACCAGATGGAGACCGCCGCCCGCGCGCTGGTCGCCGACGTCCACAAGACCCACGACGATCCCGAGGTGCCCGCCGGCACCGCCGTCGCCCCGACCAGCGTCCGCGAGGCGCTGCGCGACGCGATGGCCGAGGAGATGCGCAAGGACGAGCGCGTGTTCGTGATCGGCGAGGAGGTCGCGCAGTATCAGGGTGCCTACAAGGTGACCCAGGGGCTGCTCGACGAGTTCGGCGCCAAGCGGGTGATCGACACGCCGATCACCGAATATGGCTTCGCGGGGCTCGGTACCGGCGCCGCGATGGGCGGGCTGAAGCCGATCGTCGAGTTCATGACGTTCAACTTCGCGATGCAGGCGATCGACCACATCATCAACTCGGCCGCCAAGACCAATTATATGTCGGGCGGCCAGATGCGCTGCCCGATCGTGTTCCGCGGGCCCAACGGTGCGGCCGCCCGGGTCGGCGCGCAGCACAGCCAGAACTATGGTCCCTGGTATGCCAGCGTTCCCGGACTGATCGTGATCGCGCCCTACAGTGCGGCGGACGCCAAGGGGTTGCTCAAGGCCGCGATCCGAAGCGAGGATCCGGTCGTGTTCCTCGAGAACGAGCTGCTCTACGGCGAGAAGTTCGACGTTCCGCAGCTCGACGACTATGTCCTGCCGATCGGCAAGGCGCGGGTCGTGCGCGAGGGCAAGGACGTGACCCTCGTCAGCTACTCAATCGGGGTCGGAGTCGCGCTCGCCGCGGCGGACCAGCTCAAGGGCGAGGGGATCGAGGCCGAGGTGATCGACCTCCGCACGCTTCGCCCGCTCGACAAGAGCACGCTACTCGCCAGCCTCAAGAAGACCAACCGGATGGTGGTCGTCGAGGAAGGCTGGCCGACCTGCTCGATTGCCTCGGAGATCAGCGCGATCTGCATGGAGGAAGGCTTCGACGACCTCGACGCGCCGGTCACCCGCGTGACCAACGTCGACGTGCCGCTGCCCTATGCCGCCAATCTCGAGAAGCTGGCGCTGATCAAGGACGCCGACGTGGTGAAGGCGGCGAAGGCGGTCTGCTATCGCTGA
- a CDS encoding EF-hand domain-containing protein has product MMRLLAGAAAAFFALTGAFIFWQGRAANAPTTGPAAPAATAALASASMSGSPELPDLDPPAADPKDKEGRRFARADRNDDGKVSIAELLDPRRKAFAKLDRDGNGSLSFDEWAARTEQKFAQADGDHNGWLTPQEYAATAPKRPKRKICSC; this is encoded by the coding sequence ATGATGCGTCTTCTGGCGGGCGCCGCGGCCGCCTTCTTCGCGCTGACCGGCGCCTTCATTTTCTGGCAGGGACGCGCGGCGAACGCGCCGACGACCGGACCCGCGGCACCCGCCGCCACCGCCGCGCTGGCGAGCGCCAGCATGAGCGGGAGCCCGGAACTGCCGGATCTCGACCCGCCTGCCGCCGATCCCAAGGACAAGGAGGGCAGGCGCTTCGCCCGCGCCGACCGCAACGACGACGGGAAAGTCAGCATAGCCGAGCTGCTCGACCCGCGACGCAAGGCCTTCGCCAAGCTCGACCGCGACGGCAATGGCAGCCTGAGCTTTGACGAGTGGGCCGCGCGGACCGAGCAGAAGTTCGCGCAGGCGGACGGCGACCACAATGGCTGGCTGACCCCGCAGGAATATGCCGCCACGGCGCCGAAACGACCCAAGCGCAAGATCTGCTCCTGCTGA
- a CDS encoding BLUF domain-containing protein: protein MDLLSLAYTSWASPGFRPDELDEIMRQSHTNNPLDGITGLLAFNGAAFLQIIEGAETAVLDLEERLQRDPRHCSLVVRDRRTVDKRAFPGWSMGLMRITSGRFEGQSELMKALERDTAPPVRELILAMMRSIPFDEPMSEAG from the coding sequence ATGGACCTGCTTTCGCTTGCTTACACCAGCTGGGCCAGTCCCGGCTTCCGCCCGGACGAGCTGGACGAGATCATGCGCCAGTCGCACACCAACAACCCGCTCGACGGGATCACCGGGCTGCTGGCGTTCAACGGCGCCGCCTTCCTGCAGATCATCGAGGGCGCCGAGACGGCGGTGCTCGACTTGGAGGAGCGGTTGCAGCGCGATCCCCGCCACTGCAGCCTGGTGGTGCGTGATCGCCGGACCGTCGACAAGCGGGCCTTTCCGGGCTGGTCGATGGGACTGATGCGGATCACCAGCGGGCGGTTCGAGGGCCAGTCCGAGCTCATGAAGGCACTCGAGCGCGACACCGCGCCGCCGGTCCGCGAACTCATCCTGGCGATGATGCGCTCGATCCCGTTCGACGAGCCGATGAGCGAGGCCGGCTAG
- the trmFO gene encoding methylenetetrahydrofolate--tRNA-(uracil(54)-C(5))-methyltransferase (FADH(2)-oxidizing) TrmFO — protein sequence MSFDIHIIGGGLAGSEAAWQLAEAGLRVRLSEMRGNAAGDTTPAHDGDRLAEMVCSNSFRSDDAENNAVGLLHREMRDLDSLVMAKADEHRVPAGSALAVDREGFAAAVTAAIEANPNITVIRERIDSLPDHPTIIATGPLTGSALAQAIAAETGADALAFFDAIAPIVHRDSIDMDVCWMAARWDKGGKDYINCPLDRDQYAAFVAALNEGEKTEFKEWEKDTPYFEGCMPVEVMAERGPETLRYGPMKGVGLDNPRTGRWPYACVQLRQDNALGTLWNMVGFQTKLRHAEQVRIFRTIPGLEKAEFARLGGIHRNSFIRSPELLDPALRLKSKPNIRFAGQITGCEGYVESAAIGLIAARFAVAEAHGETLTPPPAETALGALLGHITGGAAAETYQPMNVNFGLMPPLTGPKSKKADRKKLYTARARDAFAAWRESVARVVEPA from the coding sequence ATGAGCTTCGACATTCATATCATCGGCGGCGGGCTCGCCGGGTCCGAGGCTGCGTGGCAGCTCGCCGAGGCCGGGCTCAGGGTCCGCCTCAGCGAGATGCGCGGCAATGCCGCCGGCGACACCACCCCGGCGCACGACGGCGACCGTCTGGCCGAGATGGTCTGCTCCAACAGCTTCCGCTCGGACGATGCGGAGAACAATGCCGTCGGGCTGCTCCACCGCGAGATGCGGGACTTGGATTCGCTGGTGATGGCCAAGGCGGACGAGCACCGCGTGCCCGCCGGCTCGGCGCTCGCCGTCGACCGCGAGGGCTTCGCCGCCGCGGTCACCGCAGCGATCGAGGCTAATCCGAACATCACCGTGATTCGCGAGCGGATCGACTCCCTCCCCGACCATCCGACGATCATCGCCACCGGACCGCTCACCGGCTCGGCGCTGGCCCAGGCGATCGCCGCCGAGACCGGCGCCGACGCCCTCGCCTTCTTCGACGCCATCGCCCCGATCGTCCATCGCGACAGCATCGACATGGACGTCTGCTGGATGGCCGCGCGCTGGGACAAGGGCGGCAAGGACTATATCAACTGTCCGCTCGACCGAGACCAGTACGCGGCCTTCGTCGCCGCGCTGAACGAGGGCGAGAAGACCGAGTTCAAGGAATGGGAGAAGGACACCCCTTATTTCGAGGGCTGCATGCCGGTCGAGGTCATGGCCGAGCGCGGTCCCGAGACGCTCCGCTACGGCCCGATGAAGGGGGTCGGCCTCGACAATCCGCGGACCGGCCGCTGGCCCTATGCCTGCGTCCAGCTGCGGCAGGACAATGCGCTCGGAACCCTGTGGAACATGGTCGGCTTCCAGACCAAGCTCCGCCATGCCGAGCAGGTCCGCATCTTCCGCACCATCCCGGGCCTTGAAAAGGCGGAGTTCGCGCGGCTCGGGGGGATCCACCGCAACAGCTTCATCCGCTCGCCCGAGCTGCTCGACCCCGCGCTGCGGCTAAAGTCGAAGCCGAACATCCGTTTCGCCGGGCAGATCACCGGCTGCGAAGGCTATGTCGAAAGCGCCGCGATCGGCCTGATCGCCGCGCGCTTCGCCGTTGCCGAGGCGCACGGCGAGACGCTGACACCGCCCCCGGCGGAAACCGCGCTCGGTGCGCTGCTCGGGCACATCACCGGCGGGGCGGCGGCCGAAACCTATCAGCCGATGAACGTCAACTTCGGGCTGATGCCGCCGCTGACCGGTCCCAAGTCGAAGAAGGCGGATCGCAAAAAGCTCTACACCGCCCGCGCCCGCGACGCCTTCGCGGCTTGGCGGGAAAGCGTCGCGCGGGTCGTCGAACCCGCCTAG
- a CDS encoding DUF488 family protein: MRIFTIGYEATTMAEFVAALEAAGVEQVIDIRALPLSRRPGFSKTPLRTALAEHGIDYVHLRALGTPAAGRAAARANRHEELRRIYAGQLELPEAIAQGAQMLELAAEKPSALLCFERQPHGCHRALLLEAIAPDAEVVDLFA, translated from the coding sequence ATGCGCATCTTCACCATCGGCTATGAGGCGACCACCATGGCGGAGTTCGTCGCCGCACTGGAGGCGGCAGGAGTCGAGCAAGTGATCGACATCCGCGCGCTGCCGCTGTCGAGGCGTCCCGGCTTCTCCAAGACTCCGCTCCGCACCGCGCTGGCCGAGCATGGAATCGACTATGTCCACCTGAGGGCGCTCGGCACGCCGGCGGCGGGGCGGGCAGCGGCACGGGCCAATCGGCACGAGGAGCTGCGGCGGATCTACGCCGGGCAGCTCGAGCTTCCGGAGGCGATCGCGCAGGGGGCGCAGATGCTGGAGCTGGCGGCGGAGAAACCGAGCGCGCTGCTCTGCTTCGAGCGACAGCCGCATGGCTGTCACCGGGCGCTCCTGCTGGAAGCGATCGCGCCCGATGCAGAGGTCGTAGACCTCTTCGCCTAG
- a CDS encoding host attachment family protein, translated as MPIPNNALVLVVDGRKTLFFRNHGDENQIDLRTEAHDEREDRKDGDIKTDAPGSAQGSAGTGHSSYEETDFHQQEEDRWVKDAADELCKRALRNDFDHLCIVAPPKALGVLRKALHKEVEKRLICTINKEMSGRPIPDIERLIESETAAKAPAEV; from the coding sequence ATGCCGATCCCCAACAATGCGCTGGTCCTGGTTGTCGACGGCCGCAAGACCCTCTTCTTTCGCAATCATGGGGACGAGAATCAGATCGACCTTCGCACCGAGGCGCACGACGAGCGCGAGGACCGCAAGGACGGCGACATCAAGACCGACGCGCCGGGCAGCGCCCAAGGATCGGCCGGGACCGGTCATTCCTCCTATGAGGAGACCGACTTCCACCAGCAGGAGGAAGACCGCTGGGTGAAGGACGCCGCGGACGAGTTGTGCAAGCGGGCGCTCAGGAACGACTTCGACCATCTCTGCATCGTCGCCCCGCCCAAGGCGCTGGGCGTGCTCCGCAAGGCGCTCCACAAGGAGGTCGAGAAACGGTTGATCTGCACCATCAACAAAGAGATGAGCGGCCGCCCGATCCCCGACATCGAGCGGCTGATCGAGAGCGAGACCGCGGCCAAGGCACCCGCCGAGGTCTAG